The Cervus elaphus chromosome 20, mCerEla1.1, whole genome shotgun sequence genomic interval TGAATTCTGCACACAGAATTCTGACAAATCAACAGGaactccccagcacccagcaccaacagataaatggaaaaagacTACAATAGGTACTTGACAAAACAAACtatccaaatggccaataagcaaaTGAAACAGTGCTCAActcaatcatcagagaaatgtactATAACCTAACAGCAATACCATCAGAACGGTAAGAAGTAACAATATCAAGTATTGGTGAGAATGCAGAATCATGGAATCTGTCAGAGTGAGAGCAGAAAATACAATGCAgaaccattttggaaaactgtttggcaATAGTTAGTATAGttgcatatatgtgtacatgacccagaaattctagtCCTAGATACAAACCCAACAGAAATGCATACACATTAAGAGAGATATATACAAGAAAACTTCGTAACAGCATAGTTCTTAATAGCCCTAaactggaaacagcctaaatactcattaacattaataaattatggtatatttaTAGAATGGAATACCATGCAGCAATAAAACTATGAATTACAACTATATGCAACACCTACATACATaatggtttttgttgttttttggctacactgtgcggtttgtgggatcttagttcctcaaccagggatcgaatgctggcccttgcagtgaaagccaagtcccaaccactggactgccagggaatttccaaggacttcccaggtggcgctagtggtagagaacccgcctgctaatgcaggagacataagagatccaggttcaatccctaggtcgggaagatccctagagaagggcatggcaaaccaatccattgttcttgcctagagaatcccatgcacagaggagcctggcaggttacagtccatggggctgcaaagagtcagacatgactgaaatgatttagtACATATAGCACAATGTTGcatgaaataaattatatacatagtgAATCTATTTACAtatagttcaaaattgggaaaactaTGCTATTGTTAATAGTCATTAACTCTGGAAAGAGGTAATGATTTGTAGGAGACATACTGGACCTTCTGGTTTATTCAAATTTTGTAGCCTGGGTAGTGATTACACTGGTATATTCACTTACGATAATGCAATGAGCTGTACACTTACAATTTGTGTTATACTTCAAGGAAAGAGGTTTAAAAACCGAAGCAATCAAATTTAGGGATTAATTTTCCCTTTGTAAGGCTTATAAGCATAAAAATGATATAGGCATAAAAGGCTGTACAGCTGAATGGCAGAGATCAACGTTTCTCCAAGCTTCATGTAAAATTTACGGATGCTGTCTAATAATACAAGTATACTGCTTGGGTAGGTAATATTCTATAGAAATATAAGAAACTTCTgaattttttactgtatttttaaatatagtaaaatcttttaaaatctccAATGTGTCATTTAATTTAGAGCCATATTTACTCAGAAATCTTTAGTAACAAACTTCTGTGCTAAAAACAAGGTTATCACCTATTTGTCTTCATGCCAAATTACTTCATTTCCCAAACTACACATCAACCAAAATAGGATAATGGAAATATTGAAAGACCCCTGTTAAATCTCAGTGGCATACATCACTTTCTACATATGACTATTTACATATAACTGAATACCAATTATATGTCAGGTACTGTGATAAATCCTTTATATGCATTACTTTTAAAACTCATGACTTTTGAGCAAGGGAAGCCATTTACAATCCCATTTACAGATAAGCAATTAGACTCAGGAGACTAAGTTTTCATACAGCTAGTAAATGAGAGAGCAGATATTCAAATCTAGGTTTACCCAAATGTGCTCCTTCCATTTTCTCCTATGTCCTCTATTTTCCCAATATGTCTCCTTTACTAAGtcatttcattcatattttaagTGACCATGCTTTCCAAATATTAACCAAATATTTCACTATTCAATTAGCAAATTTACTCCCATAAATGTTCATAGTCCCAttggaaataaaacacaaagataCACAACCTATGTAGAAATCAGAAAGCATATACatcagcaaagaaaaaagaagtctttTCAGAGTCTAGATAGTCCATGAAAACTaggttttaaagaaaactttgtcCCACAAATTTCTACATTAGCGAAAAAAGGTTAAATGTCTATGAAAATTTTCTAGGAcaaacttattttgaaaataataatgctaatactgggcttccctgatagctcagttggtaaagaatccgcctgcaatgcaggagaccccggttcgatttctgggttgggaagatctgctggagaagggataggctacccactccagtattcctgggcttcccttgtggctcagctggtaaagaatccacctgcaatgcggatccctgggttgggaagatcccctggagaagggaaaggctacccactccagtattctggcctggagaattccatggactgtacagtccatggggtcacaaagagtcagacacgactgagcaactttcactttcaactttcaaTGTGAATACTGGAGATGGCATTTTAAACCAAATGATTAAGGGAATcttctttcttaaattctttcAGTACTTTTCTTCCTGCTCTAAGGTTTACTATGGTGATTGTTCCATATATTAGCAGTATGGAAAAATCATCATCattaagggacttcccttgtggtccagtggctaggactccacccTCCCAATTCAGTGgggctgggtttgatctctggtcgggacctagatcccacatgctacaactatgAGTTTGCATGccgccaactaataaaaaaagattcctgcacaccacaacaaagactgaagatcccacatgctgcagctaagacctgctgcagcgaaataaatcaatattaaaaaaaaaaaattgtcattaagACATACCTCTTCTGAGTCTTGTGATTTGGTAGTTTCTTCATTCAAAACATATCGTCCTCTATAAAACTCCCTGATCCTTAAATTTaatgtttcagtttcttttttcaagTTCTCATAACTTGGCAGTGGTTTAATGGCTGTATCTGAGGCTCTAAATTGTAAAGACTCATCCAAGCTGTTCAACTCCTGCAAGGCAGGGGAATGACCATCTGGGTCAGAGTTTGTATCATCTTCATCAAGCTCTTCTTTAACCAGAGGGGTTGAGGAGGATTTTAGACATACAGATGCATAATTCTGGCCATACAAAAACCTCAAAGTTTCTTCTGTCTTCCACTCAATCAAAGTCTCTTTCAGGGTTTTAAGTAAGTTTGCCTTTGCAATTTCAGGGCACACCTGCAATGAACTGGAAGCTGACCCAGAAACTTGGTTTGATTTGGCAAATTTCCTCTTAAAATGCTCCGCACTTTTCTTACTTATGCCTACAAGAGTTACTTTTGAACTACTGTATTTAATATCAGAAATTTCTGAAGCTTCTAATTTTTCTTGCAGAGAACTATTTGAAGAAATCTGTGTATTTACATTCTGTAAAGGAAGTTCACAAGCCGTAGCTTTCTCCCAATTATCTAATCTGCAATTGCCTAACTGCTCAATGACATCTACTACTGTTTGCTCTTTGCTTTCATGTTGAGAGTTAACTTTTTGACcagctttctttttcattatgcttTTTTTGTGCAGCTGTGGCCTTATACTCGTTGCATTTGGTCTGTTTCCTGGTAGAATGGAGGAAACAAAGTCTTGCTCATTATCACTGCTACTATCACTATGAGTGCTAGAAGAACTAGATTCATAATGGTTCTCAAAATGGCCAGGATTGTCAATATCTGATGTTTTAATGGCTTTGCTGCATAACTGTATTTCTTCTCCAGAAGGACCACTgttgagagaaagaaataaaaacaactgtAACACAATAACAAAATGTCCCAGAGAATTTATACTTTGTAACTTTCAAGATAAAAATTTTATTCCCCAGGCAAGGCTTTATTTATAAGCCAATATTTATCTAggcctatatatacatacacacacatttcagaAGAAAGTTATAATTCTGTAGTTTCTCTACATATTTGATATAGTTCTCTTTCCATCTTCTTCCCTTATCTTTTCTccttaatcattttaaaagtgtTGTAAGAGttgagcaaaaagaagaaaaacaaaacaaaaaatcaaaccaTACCCACACAAACAAAATCCCACAAACCAACACTCGATAATTCCATCCTACTGAATTATTCTGACTTTTTCTCACTCCATTTCTGTAATGaatccagttttttttaaggtttcttttGATAATCTCATTACTGGTTTctcaaaaaaacacacaaaaaactgtaGGAACTCTGTTTagattttgaatatttaaaaaaagatgtttaaaCATTTTCCAATTCTGGCTGATGGTTATGTAGAAAATtgcattaaatgaaaaatataagaaagtcattcaaaagaaaaagttgGCAAATCAACATTAATCAATGAAAGATACTTGAAAGTCCAGAATTAAGACACAAGGATAATAATTAAAGACAACAGTTTTCCCTTTGCTTATGTTACTTTAATTTTCAGATTAGgtttataaaagattaaaaatatgaaagagtaAAGGCAAAGAGAAGCGTTGTCTATACAAACGAGATAGATGAGGGGAGGAGATCAATTAACCTTAAGCAAATGCacaaaacagaactttaaaaGGTCAGGATGGGAAGGATTCTGGGTCAAGAAGTACTGCAAGAGTCATGAAAAGGTATATAGGACATCTACTTTTcacacaatttttctgtaaacttaaaactgctctCCAAAAGTGGctactgcaatttttaaaaaggtttttaaaatgagataaaataattCAGCAATAAACAAAAAAGCATGCTTGGGGAAAgtataaaagaagaataaaagcagAGTTGAAAACAAGGTTCTGgatggaaatggagaaaaaaagataGTAAGTTTATTCAGTATCAGGTAATAGTTTTTAAGCTAGAATTTAGCCTAGACAGTCATGAACTGTCTACTGTAACTGAAGTACAATTTCAAAAAACTTAGAACAACTAAATTTTCATGTATACTTTCTCTTGGAATTGTAAGGTAattaatcatatttttctttactatttcaAACCCATAAATTGAAGATTTATATCAATTAAAAGAGCATCTCACTTGTGCTCAGTTCCGTGTAACTAAGGTTATTAAGTCATAACCAGGAAAATTACTCTGGAAGGTAAAACGGTGCGTTTTGAGAGACGATCATGGCTGGACAAGCAATGTCACTAGGAAAGTTTAGGGGAAAAAACTCGGAATTTCTATTAATGCTTTAAACACtctttcaaataattaaataactgaTACATTAATGTTTTGAAATTCTACAAAATAAGGCCATAAAAACCTTTCAACAAATGTAATTGGCACAATTTGGTTGACAAAGAAGCACAGTATCTCAGATGGAAGCTGTGTTTGTGTCGTATTTCAACAGGTTCAATTAGACTTCCTTGGTAGGAACAGCTGTACAGTAAATCATACAGATCAAACACATCATCTTAccatcacaaaagaaaaaaagctgtaCAAGGCAAATATTTCTTTGTGTGGGCTAGAATGGGCATTTACATAATGCACCAGCACAGGAAGTCCAAGAGTTCATATCACCTGGTTTACTCTTAATGTTTCTATTAACATGAATATACAGAAGGTAAATGATACTGATTCAACCATACCTTTGTCCTTCCTGTAGCAGCTGAAAATCAGGATGTCTGTAACAAGAACACAggaataaaaaattgaaagcccTGATATATCAAACACTTGAAAGTGGTTCATTATAACCACTTTGCATAGACAACAtaacaaaaaaggaaacagtttaaatttttttatataaaatttaaaaaaaaaaaatataaatgacaacATATTGTAAAACTCATCCACAAGAAATCTGGATTAATCTTTTTTATCCaaattttctcatatttctgGACTAAGTTCTACAAGCCCAAAGAGTTTCCCTCACTAACCTGCTAAAGTAAATCTCTCCCTTCTCTAAATTTCAGTCATCATTGTCTTTACAGTTAATACACATTAATCATGTACTCTTCTATGACCTAATACAGAAATTTTATCTAAATGTCttacttttcatatgtttaagtCTAGTTTCTTAACTAGACTACAAGCTTGTTGAGGGCAGAGATTATTATAACTCTcctgtattttgtttatatagTCAGTAAGACTTTTTGCCTTAATTGATAAAGCAGTTGTACTGCAGCATTGTTGTGGGATATGTAGGTCAGGTGATTTAACTCTAGGAAAATTTTGCCTTGTAATATCAAAATCACATTTAGCTGGGCATCAAGGATATcaaaaacaggaggaaaaagtTCTTACAAAGCCAAGTACAAAAGGAACCAATACAACAGCAAATGAGttcaagaaaatatgaaaactctGTAAAGTACTACAGAAGTACTCAGAAAAAGTACATTCTAAAAACtacaaagaactaaataaatggatcAGTATTCTACGTATTTACCAACAGATTCAGTCTtgtcaaggagtcagttcttctcaactcgatatacagattcaatgcaactccaatcaaaatcccagcataTTATTTTATGGATATCGACAAACTGATCCTAAAGTTTTTATGGAGAggcaaagacccagaatagctaaCACAATACTGAAGAAGAACAAAGTCAGAGAGTGACACTTCCTGACTCcaagacttactataaaactacagtaatcaagacagggCAGTGTGGCACTGGTgaaaaagagacaagaaagaTCAGTGGGAAAAAACAGAGAGGCCAGAAGCATCCCACATGGATACAGTCAATAGGTTTTTGACAAAGAAGTAAAGGcaacacaatggagaaaatacagttGTTTCAAAAAATGATGTTCCACGTGCAAAAAAATTATTCTAGACAGAGACCTTATACTCAGGCATGATCCATGAAAAAAGAATTGATGAGTCAGACTTTATTAAATGtttctgttctgtgaaaaatactgtcaagagaataaaaatataagacacagactaggagaaaacatttgcaaaagacatatttaataaaagactgttatccaaaatatcaAAGcccacttaaaactcaacaagaaaacaaactcaATTAAAACATGGGCCCAAGACCTTAACagatacctcaccaaagaagataaacagatgATAAATAAGTATATGAACAGATGCTCTACACCACagttcatcagggaaatgcaaatttaaaaaataatggaaaaacaaacaaaacaaagagacaTCACTATACATCTTTAGGAATAACCAAAATCCAGACCACCAATAAGATCAAaaggtctgaatgtttgtgtcccctcatCACCAAATTCGTATGTTAAATCCTAGCTCAATGGGACAGTATTAGGAGGTGAGCCCtttggaggtgattaggtcacaggggcaaatatttcttgaatgagatTAGTGTCTTTATAAGTGAGGCCAGAGaaatccctccccatcctaccacGTGAGGCCAAAACCAGAAGTCTTCAACCCAGAAGAGGTCCTCACCCAATCacactggcaccctgatctcagatttAAAATCTCTATAGCTGTGAGAAGAAATTCTTCTTGCTTATAAGCTACCCAGTCCATGCCATTTTGTAGTAccagcctgaacagactaagacatGCACCCAAGAGCTCCCCAAagcagatatacagatggcacacaagcatatgaaaagatgctccacctCATGTGACATCAGAAgtgcaaataaaataatgagatattACTGAACACCTATTATAGCCAAAATCCAGACAGAACACTAACACTATcaaatgtgaagaaaaagaaattctcattcattgctggtgggaatgcaaaatggtacaatcaCTTTGGGAGACATCTTGGAGACATCTTacaaaaactaaacatactctttaCCACACAATACAGAAATCACACACTgcggtatttacccaaagaagttgaaaacttatgtctacacaaaaacctgtatgCTATGCTTACAGCAGCTCTATTCATATatgtcaaaacttggaagcaaccaggacatccttcagtaggtaaatggataaattctACAGTAAATTCAGACAATGAAATTTTATTCAGTGCTAAGAAGACAAGAGCCACCAAATTAtgaaaaaacagggaaaaaattaAACGTGTTAAGTGACAGAATCCAgtttgaaaaggctacatactgtatagGACTACATACTATATAGGactccaactatatgacatttagAAAAGGTATAGCTATTGGGACAGTAATAAGATAAGCGGTTATGTAAGTTTGAGAGTAGGAGATGAATAGGTAGAACACAAAGGATTGTTAGGGCTAtaaaactactctgtatgatagtGTAACGGTATCTTCaaatcattatacatttgtccaaaccccaAACTGTTCACCAAGAGTGAGCCCTAGTGTAAACATGGGTGTGGGTGATAATTATGTGTCAATGTAGGCTCATCTATGTAGGCTCACTTTGATGGGGGATACTGATAGTAGAGCACGTTAGGCATGTGTGTGGGCAGGGGCTTTATGGGAAAATCTCTGTGTCTTCCTCTCCATTTTGTTGTGACCCTAAAATTGCTCTAGAAAACAAAGTCAgttaatagggaaaaaaaagagttagtACAAGGAAATAGGTGTGCACTAAAGAGAAACTAAGTCACTGAACATAAACtccatttaaaaggaaaaatagggcTGCAATGAAGGTAATAGTGCaaagaatttctattttaaaaagtgaaactaaATAGATATATGGAATCAGAAGTCATTTGAGTTATGACATTTAAAGGCTGCCAATCAAAAACATCAGAGTTGAAAGTATTATTCTATATAATTAAACATCATAGCATCAATCATATATTGCCTAGataatccattcatcttttgtttAGCATACAAGGCACTGTAGGGGATGGATTCATTGCCAGTCCTCTCCTTAGTTATGGGAGACACTGCTAGCTGATCAAGTTACTCTTTCCCATTAAACATCTAAGAACCACCCATGAGCATACATTCCTGTTCGAGAGATTCCCCTACAGTTCAGAAATTCCCCCAAGACCAATAataaaaaattcagaagaaaaagacaaaataaggcAATAATCAGAGAGTTCCCtgagaataaaaatttaatctattttttcctttccttagtcCTTCAGTCAATCAAGGTGTGTCCTTTTGCAATCATCCAAATGATCCTGTTTACCCTGCTTCTTCCCACTCATGAAAACTCTAGTCACAAGAGCTACCTTGGTTCGGTGTTactcaaagaaaacaaatgacacTGCTTGGATGGTGACAAGTCTTGACTACTCCAGCGGATATTTATAACTCCCATTAAGAGCTTTTTTAGCATACTAAATAATATGCTAACGTCTACAACAGAGTGTTTTATTGCCTGTTGACTACTTCCTCCCACTTCCATTTGTAGTTTTCTCACTCTTCCTATCCCACATCCTTGCCCAAGTCTCCTAGGCTAAAATTATCAAGGTCCAGTACTATGCAGCTGTCTGGCATTTGGTTCTACACCGGGATATGAGTATCagtgtaggggaaaaaaatgtgtatagaCACAGTGATTCTCAACTAGATTCTTGTACTAACTAAATGGCTAACCTGTAAATACAGGGTATATTCCATCACTCAACAAATTcctccaaaaataaaattctgaaatattataCACATGGACTATACTGGGTATGTtaaataatataaagaataaGTTTCTATTTTTAAGGACATTACAATTTAGTAGGAGGAAAATGCACATTCTGAGAGATTTACAAGTAACCATCCTCATGAGAATGATGTGGCTACTGCTGTCATCCCACGTTACAGATaaaaaggctgagtactgaaAGACTGAGTAGCGTGCAGaaagtcacacagctgctaaGTGGTAAGCCCAGGTATCAACCCAGCCAGCGTGGCTCACAAGAACTGCACTCTTGCACCGTATAATTCAACAGAATATGTAATAAGTACCCTGAGAGAGAGATGAGTTGCTACAGgaaattaagagaagaaaaacttcCTGCTGAGCCAATGATGACAAGCTTCAGATTCAGCTGTGTCTCTAAAGAACAATATAGTTTATATGTAAAGGCGTTTGAGGTGAATCCTATGAATTTTacagggaggtttttttttttttttcttttcactttttatttctggactggttaatttctttttcttttaattgaaggataattggtttacagagttttgttgttttctgtcaaacctcaacatgaatcagccagaggtatacatatatcccctcccttttgaacctccacaaacctctcccttttttctctttccttttggtaAGTTACCAAGGTTAAATCTAGcctatttcttaaaaagaaaaacacataaaaaacacatatacacacacatagaaaacaacTCTGTCCTTGAGCCATATAACCCTCTCCCCTTTCACTGACAGACTTCTTTAAAGAAAGCTACACTCATCACTTCCAATCCCACTATCTCCTATTCAGTCCTCAGCCCTCTGCCTCCTGATATCTGTATGCATTACTCTACTAAAATGGCTCTTGCTAAGACCACAAATTACCAGTGTTGCTGAATCTAAAgaataattttcagatttttttcctttttaaagtagaGGAAGAAGAATTAAAGGAAGGGtttgcaaaaggaagaaaataggaataaatcACAAATCCTTGGTGAGAGGAGAATAGAATCGGGAACATACAGGGTACTATATTAGCAATGAGGAGGCAGAGAAATGAGAgagtatatgaagaaaataatgaaggAGATCCTGGTGGATGTCCTCAATCATTTCACTTAAGTAGTAGGTTGTATCTActaggagttgggggtggggggcttcaaCACTTAAGGAGAGGAGA includes:
- the RPAP2 gene encoding putative RNA polymerase II subunit B1 CTD phosphatase RPAP2 isoform X7, which encodes MADWVGSYSAGRKARRPRAPRDVAGTKQTSALNQEDASQRKAELEAAIRKKIEFERKALHIVEQLLEENISEEFLRECGKFITPAHYSDVVDERSIIKLCGYPLCQNKLGIVPKQKYKISTKANKVYDITERKCFCSNFCYKASKFFEAQIPKSPVWVREEERHPDFQLLQEGQSGPSGEEIQLCSKAIKTSDIDNPGHFENHYESSSSSTHSDSSSDNEQDFVSSILPGNRPNATSIRPQLHKKSIMKKKAGQKVNSQHESKEQTVVDVIEQLGNCRLDNWEKATACELPLQNVNTQISSNSSLQEKLEASEISDIKYSSSKVTLVGISKKSAEHFKRKFAKSNQVSGSASSSLQVCPEIAKANLLKTLKETLIEWKTEETLRFLYGQNYASVCLKSSSTPLVKEELDEDDTNSDPDGHSPALQELNSLDESLQFRASDTAIKPLPSYENLKKETETLNLRIREFYRGRYVLNEETTKSQDSEEHDPTFPLIDSSSQNQIRKRIVLEKLNKVLPGLLGPLQITLGDIYTQLKNLVQTFRLTNRNIIHKPAEWTLIALVLLSIVVHTSD
- the RPAP2 gene encoding putative RNA polymerase II subunit B1 CTD phosphatase RPAP2 isoform X2, with translation MADWVGSYSAGRKARRPRAPRDVAGTKQTSALNQEDASQRKAELEAAIRKKIEFERKALHIVEQLLEENISEEFLRECGKFITPAHYSDVVDERSIIKLCGYPLCQNKLGIVPKQKYKISTKANKVYDITERKCFCSNFCYKASKFFEAQIPKSPVWVREEERHPDFQLLQEGQSGPSGEEIQLCSKAIKTSDIDNPGHFENHYESSSSSTHSDSSSDNEQDFVSSILPGNRPNATSIRPQLHKKSIMKKKAGQKVNSQHESKEQTVVDVIEQLGNCRLDNWEKATACELPLQNVNTQISSNSSLQEKLEASEISDIKYSSSKVTLVGISKKSAEHFKRKFAKSNQVSGSASSSLQVCPEIAKANLLKTLKETLIEWKTEETLRFLYGQNYASVCLKSSSTPLVKEELDEDDTNSDPDGHSPALQELNSLDESLQFRASDTAIKPLPSYENLKKETETLNLRIREFYRGRYVLNEETTKSQDSEEHDPTFPLIDSSSQNQIRKRIVLEKLNKVLPGLLGPLQITLGDIYTQLKNLVQTFRLTNRNIIHKPAEWTLIALVLLSILTSTLGIQKLSQENVMFTQFMTTLLEELNLKNEDLESLTIIFRTSC
- the RPAP2 gene encoding putative RNA polymerase II subunit B1 CTD phosphatase RPAP2 isoform X3 — its product is MADWVGSYSAGRKARRPRAPRDVAGTKQTSALNQEDASQRKAELEAAIRKKIEFERKALHIVEQLLEENISEEFLRECGKFITPAHYSDVVDERSIIKLCGYPLCQNKLGIVPKQKYKISTKANKVYDITERKCFCSNFCYKASKFFEAQIPKSPVWVREEERHPDFQLLQEGQSGPSGEEIQLCSKAIKTSDIDNPGHFENHYESSSSSTHSDSSSDNEQDFVSSILPGNRPNATSIRPQLHKKSIMKKKAGQKVNSQHESKEQTVVDVIEQLGNCRLDNWEKATACELPLQNVNTQISSNSSLQEKLEASEISDIKYSSSKVTLVGISKKSAEHFKRKFAKSNQVSGSASSSLQVCPEIAKANLLKTLKETLIEWKTEETLRFLYGQNYASVCLKSSSTPLVKEELDEDDTNSDPDGHSPALQELNSLDESLQFRASDTAIKPLPSYENLKKETETLNLRIREFYRGRYVLNEETTKSQDSEEHDPTFPLIDSSSQNQIRKRIVLEKLNKVLPGLLGPLQITLGDIYTQLKNLVQTFRLTNRNIIHKPAEWTLIALVLLSMSSEEHFKICPEDENLCM
- the RPAP2 gene encoding putative RNA polymerase II subunit B1 CTD phosphatase RPAP2 isoform X1; protein product: MADWVGSYSAGRKARRPRAPRDVAGTKQTSALNQEDASQRKAELEAAIRKKIEFERKALHIVEQLLEENISEEFLRECGKFITPAHYSDVVDERSIIKLCGYPLCQNKLGIVPKQKYKISTKANKVYDITERKCFCSNFCYKASKFFEAQIPKSPVWVREEERHPDFQLLQEGQSGPSGEEIQLCSKAIKTSDIDNPGHFENHYESSSSSTHSDSSSDNEQDFVSSILPGNRPNATSIRPQLHKKSIMKKKAGQKVNSQHESKEQTVVDVIEQLGNCRLDNWEKATACELPLQNVNTQISSNSSLQEKLEASEISDIKYSSSKVTLVGISKKSAEHFKRKFAKSNQVSGSASSSLQVCPEIAKANLLKTLKETLIEWKTEETLRFLYGQNYASVCLKSSSTPLVKEELDEDDTNSDPDGHSPALQELNSLDESLQFRASDTAIKPLPSYENLKKETETLNLRIREFYRGRYVLNEETTKSQDSEEHDPTFPLIDSSSQNQIRKRIVLEKLNKVLPGLLGPLQITLGDIYTQLKNLVQTFRLTNRNIIHKPAEWTLIALVLLSMERRFHLCPGNEHPTCHRVAKSTCHNQRSLHTTMKTQNSQEKEKKKCRYYPFQEVVRDS
- the RPAP2 gene encoding putative RNA polymerase II subunit B1 CTD phosphatase RPAP2 isoform X8; translation: MADWVGSYSAGRKARRPRAPRDVAGTKQTSALNQEDASQRKAELEAAIRKKIEFERKALHIVEQLLEENISEEFLRECGKFITPAHYSDVVDERSIIKLCGYPLCQNKLGIVPKQKYKISTKANKVYDITERKCFCSNFCYKASKFFEAQIPKSPVWVREEERHPDFQLLQEGQSGPSGEEIQLCSKAIKTSDIDNPGHFENHYESSSSSTHSDSSSDNEQDFVSSILPGNRPNATSIRPQLHKKSIMKKKAGQKVNSQHESKEQTVVDVIEQLGNCRLDNWEKATACELPLQNVNTQISSNSSLQEKLEASEISDIKYSSSKVTLVGISKKSAEHFKRKFAKSNQVSGSASSSLQVCPEIAKANLLKTLKETLIEWKTEETLRFLYGQNYASVCLKSSSTPLVKEELDEDDTNSDPDGHSPALQELNSLDESLQFRASDTAIKPLPSYENLKKETETLNLRIREFYRGRYVLNEETTKSQDSEEHDPTFPLIDSSSQNQIRKRIVLEKLNKVLPGLLGPLQITLGDIYTQLKNLVQTFRLTNRNIIHKPAEWTLIALVLLSM
- the RPAP2 gene encoding putative RNA polymerase II subunit B1 CTD phosphatase RPAP2 isoform X4, coding for MADWVGSYSAGRKARRPRAPRDVAGTKQTSALNQEDASQRKAELEAAIRKKIEFERKALHIVEQLLEENISEEFLRECGKFITPAHYSDVVDERSIIKLCGYPLCQNKLGIVPKQKYKISTKANKVYDITERKCFCSNFCYKASKFFEAQIPKSPVWVREEERHPDFQLLQEGQSGPSGEEIQLCSKAIKTSDIDNPGHFENHYESSSSSTHSDSSSDNEQDFVSSILPGNRPNATSIRPQLHKKSIMKKKAGQKVNSQHESKEQTVVDVIEQLGNCRLDNWEKATACELPLQNVNTQISSNSSLQEKLEASEISDIKYSSSKVTLVGISKKSAEHFKRKFAKSNQVSGSASSSLQVCPEIAKANLLKTLKETLIEWKTEETLRFLYGQNYASVCLKSSSTPLVKEELDEDDTNSDPDGHSPALQELNSLDESLQFRASDTAIKPLPSYENLKKETETLNLRIREFYRGRYVLNEETTKSQDSEEHDPTFPLIDSSSQNQIRKRIVLEKLNKVLPGLLGPLQITLGDIYTQLKNLVQTFRLTNRNIIHKPAEWTLIALVLLSIFISANRHRGLSLQR
- the RPAP2 gene encoding putative RNA polymerase II subunit B1 CTD phosphatase RPAP2 isoform X5, whose product is MADWVGSYSAGRKARRPRAPRDVAGTKQTSALNQEDASQRKAELEAAIRKKIEFERKALHIVEQLLEENISEEFLRECGKFITPAHYSDVVDERSIIKLCGYPLCQNKLGIVPKQKYKISTKANKVYDITERKCFCSNFCYKASKFFEAQIPKSPVWVREEERHPDFQLLQEGQSGPSGEEIQLCSKAIKTSDIDNPGHFENHYESSSSSTHSDSSSDNEQDFVSSILPGNRPNATSIRPQLHKKSIMKKKAGQKVNSQHESKEQTVVDVIEQLGNCRLDNWEKATACELPLQNVNTQISSNSSLQEKLEASEISDIKYSSSKVTLVGISKKSAEHFKRKFAKSNQVSGSASSSLQVCPEIAKANLLKTLKETLIEWKTEETLRFLYGQNYASVCLKSSSTPLVKEELDEDDTNSDPDGHSPALQELNSLDESLQFRASDTAIKPLPSYENLKKETETLNLRIREFYRGRYVLNEETTKSQDSEEHDPTFPLIDSSSQNQIRKRIVLEKLNKVLPGLLGPLQITLGDIYTQLKNLVQTFRLTNRNIIHKPAEWTLIALVLLSMCWEAHNQRSEIMVK